Proteins encoded by one window of Candidatus Acididesulfobacter guangdongensis:
- a CDS encoding site-specific integrase: MLIKEGENYCYSFEVNGIHYSGSCGTADENTAILVEQLIKSATPAKSSQKLINLKELWEEYLSSSSALLSTATVERKKNALKHVFKFFKDIQVSEIDSVMIEKYLSFRKKEILERSSNTGKREQEISFRTANIELAVLSNLLNFAVRRGYIEKNATSGIKKLNELSRLKTLSDSDIEKLINGATNKLTRDLITFLIYTGCRKGEALNLKWDDVDLKNDVIAIKGTKTKYDRYIPVSRALKRILEEINREYVYVFSYRGKKLSNFRESFKTACKRAGLNGLRVHDLRHVFASKMVMSGTSLYITGELLGHRTPQMTMRYAHLAPYTLKKAVDEVWG; encoded by the coding sequence ATGCTAATCAAAGAAGGAGAAAACTATTGTTATTCATTTGAAGTAAACGGAATTCATTATTCCGGCTCATGCGGCACGGCAGATGAAAATACCGCAATACTCGTTGAACAACTCATAAAGTCGGCCACGCCCGCAAAATCATCTCAAAAACTTATCAACCTTAAAGAACTCTGGGAAGAATACCTGTCCTCTTCGAGCGCGCTATTATCTACTGCGACGGTCGAAAGGAAAAAGAATGCTTTAAAGCACGTCTTTAAGTTCTTCAAAGACATTCAGGTAAGCGAAATTGATTCCGTCATGATAGAAAAATATTTATCCTTCAGAAAAAAAGAGATTTTAGAGAGGTCTTCGAACACAGGGAAAAGAGAGCAAGAGATATCCTTCCGGACGGCCAATATAGAACTTGCGGTTTTATCTAATCTGTTAAACTTTGCTGTACGCAGGGGATATATAGAAAAGAATGCGACTTCCGGCATAAAAAAATTAAATGAGCTGTCCAGGTTAAAAACCCTATCCGATTCCGATATAGAGAAGCTCATTAATGGAGCTACGAATAAATTAACCCGGGACTTAATAACTTTTCTAATTTATACCGGCTGCCGGAAGGGCGAAGCCTTAAACCTTAAATGGGACGACGTTGATTTAAAGAACGATGTAATAGCTATTAAAGGGACGAAAACCAAATATGACAGATATATTCCGGTATCAAGAGCTTTAAAAAGGATTTTAGAAGAAATAAATCGGGAATACGTTTACGTATTTAGTTACCGGGGAAAGAAATTAAGCAATTTCAGGGAGTCGTTTAAGACCGCTTGCAAGCGGGCGGGACTAAATGGTTTAAGGGTACACGACTTACGCCACGTCTTCGCTTCGAAGATGGTCATGAGCGGGACGTCCTTATATATAACCGGCGAGCTATTAGGACACAGGACGCCCCAGATGACTATGCGCTACGCCCACTTAGCGCCATATACGCTTAAAAAAGCGGTAGATGAGGTGTGGGGGTAA
- a CDS encoding site-specific integrase, with translation MRIYKRGNIYWTEFEVDNKRYQMSTKTKDKKLAQEIAAALQADTIRNKFNIPQKYKVEKRFKEAWEEYVKSLNVAKSTLKSNLSRSKHFIFFYEKNIKDITQLDLKNYQLKRKKEILAMPKNLEKREQDISFKEINHELQILRNFFSFCILNGYLDKNPAAGIKKLNELSRLKTLSDSDIDKLIAGATNKLTRDLITFLIYTGCRKGEALNLKWDDVDMQNDVIAIKGTKTKYDRYIPISKPLKELLSRIEKVQDVLYVFNRNGAKLTDFKRSFHTACKNAGLKDMHIHDLRHVFASKMVMNGTSLFITGELLGHRTTQMTKRYSHLVPSTLRKAVDDVWNKDDKED, from the coding sequence ATGAGAATTTATAAGCGCGGAAATATATATTGGACTGAGTTTGAAGTCGATAATAAGCGTTATCAGATGTCAACTAAGACTAAAGACAAAAAACTTGCGCAGGAAATAGCGGCAGCTCTCCAGGCGGACACGATACGGAATAAATTCAATATCCCGCAGAAATACAAAGTAGAAAAAAGGTTTAAAGAAGCCTGGGAAGAATACGTCAAATCTTTAAATGTAGCTAAATCTACTTTGAAATCTAATCTGTCGCGAAGCAAGCATTTTATTTTCTTTTATGAAAAAAATATAAAAGATATTACGCAGCTTGATTTAAAAAATTATCAACTTAAAAGAAAAAAAGAAATCTTAGCTATGCCGAAGAATTTAGAAAAAAGAGAGCAGGATATATCTTTTAAAGAAATTAATCACGAATTGCAAATCTTGCGCAACTTCTTTTCTTTTTGTATCTTAAATGGCTACCTTGACAAAAACCCCGCTGCCGGCATTAAAAAACTTAACGAACTATCCCGCCTTAAAACCCTATCCGACTCCGATATCGATAAGCTCATCGCCGGAGCTACGAACAAACTTACAAGGGATTTAATCACTTTTCTAATTTACACCGGTTGCCGGAAGGGCGAGGCTCTTAACTTAAAATGGGACGACGTGGACATGCAGAACGACGTCATAGCCATTAAAGGGACTAAGACGAAGTATGACAGGTATATTCCGATATCAAAGCCCTTAAAAGAGCTTTTGAGCCGCATTGAAAAAGTCCAAGACGTTTTATACGTATTTAACCGAAACGGAGCAAAATTGACCGATTTTAAGCGTTCTTTTCATACGGCGTGTAAAAATGCCGGATTAAAGGATATGCACATTCACGATTTAAGGCACGTCTTCGCAAGCAAAATGGTAATGAACGGAACGTCGCTATTTATTACGGGGGAGCTCCTGGGACACCGTACGACGCAGATGACAAAGCGGTATAGCCATTTAGTCCCAAGCACTTTACGCAAGGCCGTTGACGATGTCTGGAATAAGGACGATAAAGAAGATTAA
- a CDS encoding peptidoglycan endopeptidase: MVYEIKNKFIILISFIIFLVFFILYFSPNNASADVVYITVQQGYTLSQIASKYNTSVSSIMSENGLSNYNIYPGQKLKIVSGGSYAPQPPAVTYGHYTVQFGDTLSLIAQKYDTSVSELRRLNHLYSNVIRQGAVLTVPIVHNSVSVADVVYITVQQGYTLSQIASKYNTSVSSIMSENGLSNYNIYPGQKLKIVSGGSYAPQPPAVTYGHYTVQFGDTLSLIAQKYDTSVSELRRLNHLYSNVIRQGAVLTVPESYKVAYNNKINQDRGYSSNYGNKKTVSFKVIDKNVCNNSDSRLNSYKNNDYLGKKIVKIAFKYKGVPYVWGGTTRSGMDCSGFVQHVFKKLDINLPRTALEQSRVGKYIPKNKLKPGMLLFFRTYAPYISHVGIYIGHGKFIQENSGVGKVTVNSLSNEYFARTYAFAKVVK; encoded by the coding sequence ATGGTCTATGAAATTAAAAATAAATTTATAATTTTAATTAGTTTTATAATATTTTTAGTTTTCTTTATATTATATTTTAGTCCGAACAATGCCTCTGCCGATGTTGTTTACATTACCGTTCAGCAGGGTTACACGTTAAGCCAGATTGCTTCCAAATACAATACGTCGGTTTCATCTATAATGTCCGAAAACGGTTTATCCAATTACAATATATATCCGGGTCAGAAATTAAAAATAGTTTCCGGCGGTTCTTATGCTCCCCAGCCGCCAGCGGTTACATACGGTCATTATACCGTCCAGTTCGGAGATACTCTTTCTTTAATAGCTCAAAAATATGATACATCCGTAAGCGAATTAAGAAGATTGAATCATCTTTATTCCAATGTAATAAGGCAGGGCGCTGTTTTAACGGTACCTATCGTTCATAATAGCGTTTCCGTTGCCGATGTTGTTTACATTACCGTTCAGCAGGGTTACACGTTAAGCCAGATTGCTTCCAAATACAATACGTCGGTTTCATCTATAATGTCCGAAAACGGTTTATCCAATTACAATATATATCCGGGTCAGAAATTAAAAATAGTTTCCGGCGGTTCTTATGCTCCCCAGCCGCCAGCGGTTACATACGGTCATTATACCGTCCAGTTCGGAGATACTCTTTCTTTAATAGCTCAAAAATATGATACATCCGTAAGCGAATTAAGAAGATTGAATCATCTTTATTCCAATGTAATAAGGCAGGGCGCTGTTTTAACGGTACCTGAAAGTTATAAAGTCGCATATAACAATAAAATTAATCAAGATAGGGGTTATAGCAGTAATTACGGCAATAAAAAAACGGTTTCTTTTAAAGTAATAGACAAAAATGTTTGCAATAATTCCGATAGCAGACTTAATAGCTATAAAAATAATGATTATTTAGGAAAAAAAATAGTTAAAATAGCATTTAAATATAAAGGAGTTCCGTACGTTTGGGGAGGAACCACGCGCAGCGGTATGGACTGTTCAGGGTTCGTCCAGCATGTTTTTAAAAAGTTAGATATAAACCTTCCAAGAACTGCTCTAGAACAGTCGAGAGTCGGAAAATATATTCCAAAAAATAAATTAAAACCGGGCATGCTGTTATTTTTCAGAACGTATGCTCCGTATATTTCGCATGTTGGCATATATATAGGACACGGCAAATTTATTCAGGAGAATTCCGGCGTAGGGAAGGTCACGGTAAATAGTCTATCAAACGAATATTTTGCAAGAACGTACGCTTTTGCTAAAGTTGTTAAATAA
- the lgt gene encoding prolipoprotein diacylglyceryl transferase yields the protein MFNFNNWYAPNPIVKIGPLPVHWYGVLIGIGFIVGIAIAYYRAKSWGEDPENIINIMVFAIPLSIIFARLYYVVFAWGYYAKNPISVLYIWDGGLAIYGGEIGGLIALFIYTKVKKLNVWLYIDTFAPSLLLGQAIGRWGNFIDQQAFGYPVKWGLPIAKALRPVNAYAPKDFKKSLIFGLWGYPFQPSFPTNLTMYRYFEPSFFYESVPDFFGFIFLMWLSRKKPKVAGKILIGYLIWYGTTRFFTEGTRIDSLWLGNTMRISQIVSMFAVIGAVAVVIYRHYHYKNV from the coding sequence ATGTTTAATTTTAATAACTGGTATGCTCCAAACCCTATTGTAAAAATAGGTCCTCTTCCTGTTCACTGGTATGGCGTGCTAATAGGGATAGGATTTATTGTAGGTATAGCTATAGCATATTATCGTGCAAAATCATGGGGAGAAGACCCTGAAAATATTATTAATATTATGGTTTTTGCTATCCCGCTGTCTATTATTTTTGCGCGTTTATATTATGTCGTTTTTGCATGGGGTTATTACGCTAAAAATCCTATATCCGTATTATACATATGGGACGGAGGACTGGCGATATACGGCGGAGAAATAGGCGGTTTAATAGCTCTTTTTATTTATACTAAAGTTAAAAAACTGAATGTATGGCTTTACATAGACACATTTGCGCCAAGTCTGCTTTTAGGGCAGGCAATAGGGCGATGGGGCAATTTCATTGACCAGCAGGCTTTTGGATATCCTGTAAAGTGGGGATTGCCTATTGCAAAAGCGTTACGCCCTGTAAATGCTTATGCTCCGAAAGACTTTAAAAAATCTCTTATTTTCGGTCTCTGGGGTTATCCTTTTCAGCCGTCATTCCCAACAAACCTGACTATGTACCGTTATTTTGAACCTTCATTTTTTTACGAGTCAGTGCCGGATTTTTTCGGTTTTATTTTCCTGATGTGGTTATCACGCAAAAAACCGAAAGTAGCAGGTAAGATATTGATAGGATACCTGATATGGTACGGCACCACAAGATTTTTTACGGAAGGAACTAGGATAGACAGTCTATGGCTTGGAAATACAATGAGAATTTCACAAATAGTAAGTATGTTTGCGGTTATAGGGGCTGTTGCAGTCGTTATTTATCGTCATTATCATTATAAAAACGTGTAG
- the otsB gene encoding trehalose-phosphatase: MINILDNFKNVGQEIKNFKPDILVFCIDFDGTLTKIYKSPFDAVLENNYKKIIERIINIENVFFCIVTGREISDIIKIISIDNNIIYSGNHGFEIKSFYKRIRLDFIYDGLKNYLPVLKDIFNKVSQIPIKNLIIENKKYSISLHYRILPHEDIKLLKDAVASVMDSNIDYKRMFELKKGKKIIEIRPKIQWNKGKACDFIVKGLIAELSCNLTYNSHKLSNKQLDTNINNNVSSDNNANTESKNGIKNILKICMGDDLTDETMFDKGDKYSFEFNPNLGVNSDLELNSNSDLKKINVKSINCIIGEKKSAADYYIHNFRQTYKVLENVADCFVKL; this comes from the coding sequence ATGATTAATATATTAGATAATTTCAAAAATGTAGGACAGGAAATAAAAAATTTTAAACCAGATATATTAGTTTTTTGCATTGACTTTGACGGAACTTTAACTAAGATTTACAAGAGTCCCTTTGATGCAGTGTTAGAAAATAATTATAAAAAGATTATTGAACGTATAATAAATATTGAAAATGTATTTTTTTGTATAGTTACCGGAAGAGAGATATCCGATATCATCAAAATAATATCCATAGACAATAATATTATATATTCCGGCAATCATGGTTTTGAGATAAAAAGTTTTTATAAAAGAATTAGATTGGACTTCATATATGACGGTTTAAAAAATTATCTGCCTGTTTTAAAAGATATCTTTAATAAAGTAAGTCAAATTCCGATAAAAAATTTAATTATTGAAAATAAGAAATATTCAATAAGTCTGCATTACCGTATATTGCCGCACGAAGATATTAAACTTTTAAAAGATGCTGTAGCATCCGTTATGGATTCAAATATAGATTATAAGCGTATGTTTGAATTAAAAAAGGGAAAGAAAATTATAGAAATAAGACCAAAAATTCAATGGAATAAAGGAAAGGCATGCGATTTTATTGTCAAAGGGTTAATAGCGGAGCTGAGTTGCAATTTAACTTATAATTCACATAAACTGTCAAATAAACAATTAGATACTAATATCAATAACAATGTTAGTTCTGACAATAATGCGAATACCGAAAGTAAAAACGGAATAAAAAATATTTTGAAAATTTGCATGGGTGATGATTTAACTGATGAAACCATGTTTGATAAAGGAGATAAATATTCATTCGAGTTTAATCCAAATTTAGGAGTAAACTCAGATTTAGAGTTAAATTCAAATTCAGATTTAAAAAAAATTAATGTAAAGTCTATAAATTGTATTATAGGAGAAAAAAAATCAGCCGCGGACTATTACATACACAATTTTAGACAAACTTACAAAGTACTTGAAAATGTAGCTGATTGTTTTGTTAAGCTATAA
- the namA gene encoding NADPH dehydrogenase NamA produces the protein MSKLFKPITFKNLTIKNRVMMAPMCMYSAKDGVVSDFHMAHLGARAVGGVGLIMVEATGVSPEGRISPYDAGIWDEKHVKAFKPIVSFCQNFGAAMGIQLAHAGRKASTDAPWLGEKALSPKNGGWQTLAPSAIPFNDESPIPKEMDFNDIKKVINDFTNAAKNANDAGFDVIEVHAAHGYLINEFLSPESNKRTDLYGGSIEGRARLLLEIISNIKTVWPENKPIFVRISTIDWIEGGVQLEDSVNLADMLKKVGVSLIDCSSGGISPYAKMNIYHGYQIKFAEEIKKQACIPVSAVGLITKPEFADYLVTSDLVDMVALGRELLRNPYWTLNAAYKLGVDIEWPNQYKRAKL, from the coding sequence ATGAGTAAACTTTTTAAGCCCATAACGTTTAAAAATCTAACTATTAAAAATAGAGTAATGATGGCACCGATGTGTATGTATTCGGCTAAAGACGGTGTTGTATCCGATTTTCATATGGCGCATCTCGGCGCTAGAGCAGTCGGGGGTGTAGGCCTAATTATGGTCGAAGCGACCGGCGTTAGCCCTGAAGGCAGAATAAGTCCTTATGATGCCGGCATCTGGGATGAGAAGCATGTTAAAGCATTTAAACCAATAGTTAGTTTTTGTCAAAATTTTGGCGCTGCAATGGGTATTCAGCTAGCGCATGCAGGCAGAAAGGCTTCAACGGATGCACCATGGCTTGGCGAAAAAGCCTTATCCCCCAAGAATGGCGGATGGCAAACGCTTGCTCCAAGTGCTATCCCGTTTAATGATGAGTCGCCCATTCCAAAGGAAATGGATTTTAATGACATAAAAAAAGTAATTAACGATTTTACGAATGCAGCAAAAAACGCAAATGATGCGGGATTTGATGTTATTGAAGTTCATGCTGCGCACGGTTATCTTATTAATGAATTTTTATCTCCGGAATCCAATAAAAGAACCGATTTATACGGAGGCTCGATTGAAGGAAGAGCAAGACTGCTGCTAGAAATAATATCAAATATTAAAACTGTCTGGCCCGAAAATAAACCGATTTTTGTAAGAATTTCTACTATTGATTGGATTGAAGGCGGTGTTCAGCTGGAAGATTCGGTTAATCTTGCAGATATGCTTAAAAAAGTCGGCGTATCTTTAATTGATTGCTCTTCCGGCGGCATATCCCCTTATGCTAAAATGAATATATATCATGGATATCAGATAAAATTTGCAGAGGAAATAAAAAAACAGGCATGCATTCCTGTTTCCGCCGTTGGTCTAATTACAAAGCCGGAGTTTGCGGATTATCTTGTTACTTCAGATTTAGTTGATATGGTTGCATTAGGAAGAGAACTTTTAAGAAATCCATATTGGACATTGAACGCTGCGTACAAGTTAGGCGTCGATATTGAATGGCCGAATCAGTATAAAAGAGCAAAATTATAA
- a CDS encoding L-lactate dehydrogenase, whose protein sequence is MKVSIIGAGRLGATLAYTLTLKDIVREVTLIDINKDLSKGEMLDISHGISLTGYTRVKTADYESVKDADIIVITAGIPRKPGESRLDLNKKNVHILKQIVENIIKYNKNCILFVVSNPVDIMTYVAYKTSGFERKKVFGMGTMLDTTRLRSAVGSYFDLSPEDVDIMFLGEHGDSMTPIFSLASVNSIPLRDLPGYNLEKLKEIAEYSRTCAAEVIALKGGTIFAPAVVMAEIIESMVKDRRQIMPLSVYLEDYYGINGIYTGVPAILSKDGIETIIKPELTEEEIKGLKQSAGVIKNAIDDLRKEGFIE, encoded by the coding sequence ATGAAAGTTAGTATTATAGGCGCGGGCAGATTAGGAGCTACACTTGCTTACACATTAACACTGAAAGATATCGTCAGAGAAGTTACTCTTATAGATATTAATAAAGACTTATCTAAAGGAGAAATGCTTGATATATCTCACGGAATTTCGCTGACCGGTTATACAAGGGTGAAAACTGCAGATTATGAATCCGTAAAAGATGCCGATATAATCGTTATAACTGCCGGAATACCAAGGAAACCCGGTGAATCAAGACTTGATTTAAACAAAAAAAATGTCCATATATTGAAACAAATTGTAGAAAATATTATAAAATATAATAAAAATTGTATTCTGTTTGTAGTATCTAACCCTGTTGATATAATGACTTATGTTGCCTATAAAACTTCAGGATTTGAAAGAAAAAAAGTTTTTGGAATGGGTACAATGTTAGATACTACCAGACTTCGCTCGGCAGTCGGTTCTTATTTCGATCTTAGTCCTGAAGATGTTGACATAATGTTTCTCGGAGAACATGGGGACAGTATGACCCCTATTTTTTCTCTCGCCAGCGTCAACAGTATTCCGTTAAGAGACTTACCCGGTTACAACTTGGAAAAACTTAAGGAGATAGCCGAATATTCGAGAACATGCGCCGCAGAAGTTATTGCATTAAAGGGCGGCACGATATTCGCACCTGCAGTAGTTATGGCTGAAATTATCGAATCAATGGTTAAAGACAGGCGCCAAATTATGCCTCTTTCCGTATATCTTGAAGATTATTACGGCATAAACGGCATATATACAGGCGTACCGGCTATTCTATCAAAAGACGGGATAGAAACAATTATTAAACCTGAATTGACGGAAGAAGAAATTAAAGGTCTGAAACAATCGGCCGGCGTAATAAAGAATGCGATTGATGATTTAAGAAAAGAAGGCTTTATTGAATAA
- a CDS encoding cob(I)yrinic acid a,c-diamide adenosyltransferase → MDENIKKDGCNSDKDLSVHNNWFKGISVSKFELGLVQVYTGNGKGKTTAAVGQAIRASGHNLKSVIIQFLKGGSYTGEFKIQERLEPFFKIYQFGNPYFINKNKIPEKDLELNRNGFNLAYEIATQSNDIHILVLDEINVAVHMGIIKTDEIINLIKNKRKDIELILTGRYASQEIIDAADLVTEMKEIKHYYDRNIPSRIGIEK, encoded by the coding sequence ATGGATGAAAATATAAAAAAGGACGGCTGCAATTCTGATAAAGATTTATCTGTCCACAACAACTGGTTTAAAGGTATTTCTGTTTCCAAATTTGAATTGGGTTTGGTACAGGTTTATACCGGAAACGGAAAAGGCAAAACTACTGCTGCGGTAGGACAGGCGATAAGAGCCAGCGGGCACAACCTTAAGTCTGTTATTATACAGTTTCTCAAAGGAGGGTCATATACAGGTGAATTTAAAATTCAGGAGCGCCTCGAACCTTTTTTTAAAATATATCAATTTGGAAATCCTTATTTTATAAACAAAAACAAAATTCCGGAAAAAGATTTAGAATTAAACAGAAACGGTTTTAACTTAGCATATGAAATAGCAACACAGTCAAATGATATTCATATATTAGTATTAGATGAAATTAATGTTGCAGTTCATATGGGAATTATAAAAACAGATGAAATTATCAACCTGATAAAAAATAAAAGAAAGGATATTGAGCTTATATTGACGGGAAGATATGCTTCTCAAGAAATCATAGACGCAGCCGACCTGGTGACTGAAATGAAAGAAATAAAACATTATTATGATAGAAATATTCCTTCCAGAATCGGAATAGAAAAGTAA
- a CDS encoding DUF3857 domain-containing protein encodes MKYDISFYKKYCKKDKKQSTSKKKIIYGVNYKSDSATNLFILLLFVFISSTLIFFNLFLPQKAFSYQTAKIKPKNIKIPSSSITLLDDTSERITPKFRDILIQHEKIKVITKKGIEKYSELSFPFSLKNQKLKIYFIKIIKPNGKIIDINLKNLKTVTAPFNMNDPMFSNQLLKTIQLPELVKNSVINYKYKTITVKPYMKDNFFTEDYFGGLSPVKKSVYRLSIPANMYYKYAEYEMHAKPQIKKTNKEIILKWTLTNRKKITPENFGPGESFIVPHVMISSVKTWNDVAKWYSTLTKDQIMPDKNLKNFIKKITYSKKSESYKIKAIYNFVAKKIRYVGYEFGIDGYKPSNVNKIFKNRLGDCKDHATLFMSMLRSIGVKAYPVLIPTVMIPDMNPALPTPFVFDHEITAIKVNGNINKMLNKFILANTYNTKHGNKHYGMHFSPIVKVDGSSFLFADTTSNVTTFGDLPNMDQGRNVLIVMHNRGLVAKTPIFPPAYNSIILKENASINKNGTLISKINATYTGAYDMYKRYVFTSISKRKKLSKILKNINSITPKAVLLKYSIKNANSMDKYFIENISFKARKYTAENKKFFLVRLPIRIRTILSKISILRHRKYPLKLGYNFSERNLIKLNIPSGYRLSFEPAHINYYNKIGSFSAGYIVKNNHIFFHSIFNVNGYKISQQDYPAARKLFNKTIKYLSDQILIAKK; translated from the coding sequence ATGAAATACGATATATCTTTTTATAAAAAATACTGCAAAAAAGATAAAAAACAATCAACTAGTAAAAAGAAAATAATTTACGGTGTAAATTACAAAAGCGATAGCGCAACTAACTTGTTTATTTTATTGCTATTTGTTTTCATCTCATCGACATTAATATTTTTCAATTTATTCTTGCCCCAAAAAGCGTTTTCTTATCAAACGGCTAAAATTAAACCAAAAAATATTAAAATTCCTTCTTCTTCAATAACTTTGCTGGATGACACAAGCGAAAGAATAACTCCTAAATTTAGGGATATACTTATTCAGCATGAAAAAATTAAAGTTATAACAAAAAAAGGAATAGAAAAATATTCGGAACTAAGTTTTCCATTTTCTCTTAAAAATCAAAAATTAAAAATTTATTTTATTAAAATAATAAAACCGAACGGCAAAATAATAGATATTAATTTAAAAAACTTAAAAACAGTAACGGCTCCGTTTAATATGAATGACCCGATGTTTTCAAACCAATTGCTAAAAACTATTCAGCTTCCGGAGCTTGTGAAAAATTCCGTAATAAATTACAAATACAAAACAATTACCGTAAAGCCTTACATGAAAGATAATTTTTTTACAGAAGACTATTTCGGCGGTTTATCACCTGTAAAAAAATCTGTTTACAGGCTTTCAATCCCTGCCAATATGTATTATAAATATGCAGAATACGAAATGCATGCTAAACCTCAAATAAAAAAAACAAATAAAGAAATTATCTTAAAATGGACATTAACGAACAGAAAAAAAATAACCCCTGAAAATTTCGGACCCGGAGAATCGTTTATAGTTCCGCATGTCATGATTTCATCGGTTAAAACATGGAACGATGTTGCAAAATGGTACTCGACGCTTACAAAAGACCAGATAATGCCGGATAAAAATCTTAAAAATTTCATTAAAAAAATAACATATTCAAAAAAAAGCGAATCTTACAAAATAAAAGCTATCTATAATTTTGTAGCAAAGAAAATCAGATATGTAGGTTACGAATTTGGAATTGACGGATATAAACCCAGCAATGTTAATAAAATATTCAAAAATAGGCTTGGCGACTGTAAAGACCATGCAACCCTATTTATGTCTATGCTGCGTTCGATAGGAGTAAAAGCCTATCCTGTTTTAATTCCGACGGTTATGATCCCTGATATGAATCCAGCACTGCCTACTCCATTTGTATTTGACCACGAAATAACGGCAATAAAAGTTAACGGCAATATCAATAAAATGCTTAATAAATTTATACTTGCAAATACATATAACACTAAACACGGTAATAAGCATTATGGTATGCACTTTTCTCCTATCGTAAAAGTAGACGGCAGCTCTTTCCTCTTCGCAGATACGACTTCTAACGTTACTACATTTGGAGACCTGCCTAACATGGACCAGGGGAGAAATGTTCTTATAGTAATGCACAATAGAGGGCTCGTTGCAAAAACGCCTATATTCCCTCCTGCCTATAACAGCATAATACTTAAGGAAAATGCTTCAATAAATAAGAACGGTACGCTGATTTCAAAGATAAATGCAACTTATACGGGCGCATATGATATGTATAAAAGATATGTTTTTACCTCAATATCTAAAAGAAAAAAATTAAGCAAAATATTGAAAAATATTAACTCTATAACTCCAAAAGCTGTACTGCTTAAATATTCTATAAAAAATGCGAACAGCATGGACAAATATTTTATAGAGAATATCTCATTTAAAGCAAGAAAATACACTGCTGAAAATAAAAAATTTTTTCTTGTCAGACTTCCTATCAGGATTAGGACAATATTATCTAAAATTTCTATTCTGAGACACAGAAAATATCCATTAAAATTAGGATATAATTTTTCAGAGCGCAATCTTATTAAATTAAATATACCCTCAGGCTATAGGCTGTCTTTTGAACCTGCGCATATTAACTATTATAATAAAATAGGCTCATTTTCTGCAGGTTATATAGTAAAAAATAATCACATTTTTTTTCACAGTATTTTTAATGTTAACGGATATAAAATATCGCAACAAGATTATCCTGCGGCAAGAAAATTATTTAATAAAACAATTAAATATTTATCAGATCAGATACTTATAGCTAAAAAATAA